CCTCATGGACCTTGGCTTCCTTAAGCCGCTGCCCTCCGGGCACGGAAACACGCTTGTAGTAGCCTTCGCTGTTTGCTGATACCATTTTCCCACCGGCCGCTTTTACGGCTGCCTCAATACCGCTGTTGGTATAACAGCGCCGCCAGTTGTCGCAGGTGTGGTCGAATACGGACACCTCCACGGCGCCTGCGGACAGGCAGTGTTTGATGACACGCCCCACAAGGGCGGGGTTGGTGTTACCTCCTCGTTCGGGTGGCACGTCCCAGCCGATGTTCGGCTTGACCAGGACCCGGCTGCCCCTGGGAACAAAGATCTGCATGCCGCCTAAAGAGGTAATGGCGTTGTCAAACATCTGGTCCGGCTCCCCGCCCCGGACCGCCACTAGGTCATAGGCGGCAGTCGTAGGGGCTGCCAAAAGTTTTCCCACCCCTGGGAAGGCAAGGGTGGATCCCGCGGCGATCCCGCCGCTGATGGTCTTTTTTAAAAAATCTCGTCGATCCATTTTATCCATGGGGCATGTCTCCTTATGAATGGTTTTATTCCTTGGGCTGGCCTGACAATTTCAGCACCAGACGTTTCAATACGTCCGCAGCCTTCTTTTTATCATAATCATCATTCAATCTGAAATCATGAAAAAAAAGCGTTTTTTCCGGATCAGCAATCAGGACTGGTAAATAGGTTTTAGTAAAGATGAGGCCACCCGAACGGAGTGGCCAAACAAAATGGCCCCTCTGAAATTCAGAGGGGCCATTTTTTAGAATTTCGTTTTATCATTGCATCATCATACAGGTTTTATTGCGAGCACTTACATCTTTGGCGACGGATTTATAACAGGTAATTCTTTCATCAATGCTGGTGGTGCAGTAATCACAGGCTCTCAACGCCTCAATTCTTCTTTTCTTGCCGCTTGCACAGCATAATGCTGATTTTGATTTTCTATATGATTCCATATTGGCCTCCTGACGTTTTATTAGTAATGACATATATAAAATTTATATGTCATTACTAATAAAATATGTCAGAAGAAATAAAGATCAAGTTTATGGTTTTATTGGGGGTGCGTTATACAGCGCAAGCCAAATCGCTCTAATCTGCTTCTTCAACGCCCAATTCCATGGCGGCCTGGCACTCGCCGCACTCCATTGTGGCATTTTCAAGATCAGGGTATTTTTCTTTGATCTCTTCTTCCGTCATTAATGCCAGGTGACTGCATCTGGGGTGATGAAAATCGACTGTTTTACCCCATGCAAAAATGTTCCAATTTTTGTTCCCTAATTTTTATCAGCCGATTTGCCTCAACCCTTTTTGCTTTCACGGACTTGCCGATGTTTTTCCTGAACCACTATTTACGGCACTGGTTTTAACGGTTTCCAGGGCTTTCTGTACAACCTCACGGGTAGTTTCAGCGACCATAGCAGCAAGGCCTAAAATGAAAACCGTAAAGCCACTTTTGGCCTGATCCTGCTCAAGTCGCTTCATTTTACCAAAAACGGACTCAATAACCTCAGACGATCCAAGCAAGCGGTCGTTTTTACCGGCTTTCTGAGATTCCTGTTTTACAAACATGAGCAACTCAGACCGAATTCGCTTTCCTTGGATAGTCCGGGCGGTAAAGGTGGGGATAACGTTTAAATCATGATGAGACTCTCTATAAAATCCTTGAAATTTGACAAACATTTCAGCTTCCTTGACAACGGTCACAACATCCTTCCACCTGTAAAGATCATTCCGAAACTCTTTCAGCCAACCGAGTTTCTCGTCAAGATAGTCCTTGGTACAGTCAAGGCATTCAGTCGACATTTGATCAAGGTGTCAACATTCATATACCTGGCATTACTTCTCTGATTCGGAGGTGCAATCGCCGCCAGCGTCGCCTGCTGGACCTTTTTTCTTGGGAGGCAGCATTGGCAATGAAACATTTCCAACGCTCATCGGCATCAAGTTCCCGTTTCAAAAGCGTTGCGGCTTTATGTATGATTGTCACTTTATCCAACGCATTCATGTAGGAAACGCGATCAAATCCATATGTTTCACTTTGTGAAAGAAAATATGAACGATCTGGGGGCCGGAGAAGAAATTGACCAATAAAGAGGTTTGCAATATGCTCGTCGTTGATGATAATCGGCGATGTACAATCAACCAAACCATTTTTGCAATGATACATTGTAAACTCAGCCCCATCCTCTAACTGGTTGGCCAAGTCGATATCACTATCTATGCAGCGCCTGCGCGTATCTGGGTTGACCCTATGAAAATCAGTACATATTGGTTCCCAGTCTGACGAGGCAAGCACATTGGCGTCTAAATCAATTACAGCCATCGGGACCTCAGTTAACATATAGAAGTCACTCATCAACTTTGACATACGCTGACTTCCCATCAACTCACGGAGGACTCGATAAATGATTACGCCCCGACGGCTTTTTTTATCTAAAAATGCCGGCAGATCATTAGGGAGTTTGGCTGAAGAATTATAAACAATCCGAATGTCCCCTTTTATGTCATTCATCCGATTCTCTCTTTTTATCGTATCGATATCAAAAAGCCTTAGAACCCACGATTAAAATAAAAAATGAACGTTATTCCGAACTTGTGCTTGTTCGTGATAAATTGATATAAAAAGAAAAAAAGTACAATTTTAAGTATCTTATAATAATTCAATATCAAAGTATAGATGTTTGTTAAAAGTTAGGTGGCAGGACGAATTTTACTGCTACTGCTATCAAAGCCGGCGGCACGTAAACCCAATGTTCCGCCCTTGTGTGCGCTCCCGGCCGCTCCCGGCCGGTCATCGCAACAGGCACCTTTGTTGTTTGATCTGCGCGTCCCTTACTTTCGCATATGCCAATTTAAATCCAAGGTTGTGCCTGTGTTCGGGGAGTGATATCATCGAATATATTCATATAAAATCAATACGATTTATGTCATTTCCCCTGGTATAAAGAAGAGGTATTTTGAAAATACAATATAAGGCCTCATCCATAATTGGTTTATTTGGTTTTTGTCTTGTGATCCTGTTTGCATTGATTTCTAATTTTTTGAATCAGCGCATTGTCATCGAAAGGAAATTGGATGACCTTCAAGAACTTTCCAAGGAACTTTCCCAACACATAGGGTCTCAATTGAAAGATAAGGCAAAAATAGCACTGACACTTTCCTCATCCCCTTTAATTAAAAATGCGCTGGTGCAGAGCAATCAAGAATTTGCGAATTTATCAAAGACAAAACGAAACGCATTAATTGAGGCGCTCAACCAAAGGTGGAAAGATAGTCACGATGTGAATAACCCATTTGTTCAAGCTTACCTAACGAATCCTGTGGCAAGGCATTTGAAAAATCAGCAGGCACTTTTTCCAGGAATGTATGGAGAGATTTTTCTTACGAATTTTTATGGTACGATGATCTCTTCCACCGGTAAATTAACCACTTTGGCCCATTCGCATAAATATTGGTGGAAAGCATCTTACGGAAATGGAGACGGTCGAATTTTCCTGGATGATCGCGGTTTTGATACAAGTGTAGACGGATATGTATTGGGGATAGTCGTTCCTGTTACAGTTGATAAAGAGATAATTGGTATTCTGAAGTGCAATGTTAACATACTAAATTTATTGAATGATTTTACGGTGGATTTCTCTTGTCGCAATCCAGCTGTCATGCAGATTATTCGCACCGGCGGACTGATCGTTTCCGGATTAGGTGTAACGCCTTTGTCGACAAAAGCACGGGATGACGTCCGTGTCGAATTGCAGTCGAAAACAAGTGGAACAATCATGCTCAATGGGAATGACAGACAACTGATATCTTTTTCGCCAATCACAGCAACGCTTGGATCTGAAGAAATGGGTTTTGGTGGAAGTCATGACTCCATTGACCATATAAAAGGCAATCAGGGTGAGGCATGGCATGTTGTTATCACTTTGCCTGAAAGCAGTGCGCTGGCAGAAGTCCATAACACAACGCGTTTAATTTTCTTTGCCGGGGCCGCGTTTACCATTTTAGTTGCCATTGTTGCGTTGGTGTTCGGCCGGTGGCTTGCAAAACCCATCGTGGAAATTGACAAAATAGCTACAAAAATAGGCGGGGGGGATCTCAGCGCTAAATCAACTTTTTTATCAAATGATGAAGTGGGGTCTTTATCGAAATCAATCAATCGAATGACTGAGACACTCCAGGAAACAATGACCTCCAAAGAGACCTTGGAAAAAGAGATTGAATTACGGAAAAAAGCGGAGAAGAAACAAGAACTTTTAATAGAGGATTTCAAAGAGGCGCAACGTTTGGCATTACTGGGAAGCTGGAGTATGGATCACGCCAGCGGAAAACTGACCTGGTCGGATGTCGTCTATCAAATTTTTGAAATGAATCCCGAAACCCAGTCGCCGGACTATCACTTGTTTCTTGATAGCGTTCATCCCGAAGATCAGGTGAAAGTCAAACAGGCTTTTGAAAGTTCCATCCATGAACATCGTCCTTATTTTATTGAACACCGATTACAAATGGCTGACGGCCGGGTAAAATTTGTCGAGGAGCGTGGCGAAACGCTCTTCGACAGGAACGGCAATCCCCTCACCACGTCCGGAACCGTCGTGGACATCACCGAACGCAATACGGCTGAACAGGAACGGCTCCGTTTGTATAAAGAGCTGCTCAAGGCTGAAGCGTCGGCTGAAACAGCAGAAAAACAGTTGCATGCGGCCATTGAATCCATTGACGAAGGCTTTGCTGTTTTTGATCCCCAGGACAGGTTGGGCATGTGCAACGCAAAATATCTTGAGATTTACAATGTGTCTGCGGATTTCATAACGGTGGGAACAAAGTTTGAGGATATCATCCGAAACGGTGTGGCACGGGGGCAGTATGCGGATGCCGTCGGCCGTGAAGAAGAGTGGATCGCAGAGCGGTTAGCCCAGCACAGGTCCGGTAAGGTAAGTATTGAACAAAAATTGACTGATGGGCGGTGGGTCAGGGTTGCTGAGCGTAACACCGAAGACGGTAGTATCGTTGGTTTCAGGGCAGATATAACAACCCTTAAGCAGGCACAGGAAGCTGCTGAGGCGGCCAGTCAAGCCAAAAGCGAATTCCTTGCCAACATGAGCCACGAGATCCGCACCCCCATGAACGCAGTACTTGGCATGATTCACCTGGTAATGCAGACAGATCTTGATGCAAAACAAAAAGATTAAATTGAAAAAGCACACTTTTCGGCAGACAATCTTCTTGTTATTATCAATGACATACTTGATTTTTCAAAAATCGAAGCGGGAAAGCTGGAAATGGAAGATATATCGTTTCAGCTTAAAGACATCGTTGACAACATGGTCCAATCGCTCAATCTCAATGCAAAAGAAAAAGATATTAACCTCTTGATTAAGATTGAGCGGGATGTCCCTAAAACCATGGTCGGCGATCCCCAT
This window of the uncultured Desulfobacter sp. genome carries:
- a CDS encoding PAS-domain containing protein — its product is MKIQYKASSIIGLFGFCLVILFALISNFLNQRIVIERKLDDLQELSKELSQHIGSQLKDKAKIALTLSSSPLIKNALVQSNQEFANLSKTKRNALIEALNQRWKDSHDVNNPFVQAYLTNPVARHLKNQQALFPGMYGEIFLTNFYGTMISSTGKLTTLAHSHKYWWKASYGNGDGRIFLDDRGFDTSVDGYVLGIVVPVTVDKEIIGILKCNVNILNLLNDFTVDFSCRNPAVMQIIRTGGLIVSGLGVTPLSTKARDDVRVELQSKTSGTIMLNGNDRQLISFSPITATLGSEEMGFGGSHDSIDHIKGNQGEAWHVVITLPESSALAEVHNTTRLIFFAGAAFTILVAIVALVFGRWLAKPIVEIDKIATKIGGGDLSAKSTFLSNDEVGSLSKSINRMTETLQETMTSKETLEKEIELRKKAEKKQELLIEDFKEAQRLALLGSWSMDHASGKLTWSDVVYQIFEMNPETQSPDYHLFLDSVHPEDQVKVKQAFESSIHEHRPYFIEHRLQMADGRVKFVEERGETLFDRNGNPLTTSGTVVDITERNTAEQERLRLYKELLKAEASAETAEKQLHAAIESIDEGFAVFDPQDRLGMCNAKYLEIYNVSADFITVGTKFEDIIRNGVARGQYADAVGREEEWIAERLAQHRSGKVSIEQKLTDGRWVRVAERNTEDGSIVGFRADITTLKQAQEAAEAASQAKSEFLANMSHEIRTPMNAVLGMIHLVMQTDLDAKQKD
- a CDS encoding DUF362 domain-containing protein yields the protein MDKMDRRDFLKKTISGGIAAGSTLAFPGVGKLLAAPTTAAYDLVAVRGGEPDQMFDNAITSLGGMQIFVPRGSRVLVKPNIGWDVPPERGGNTNPALVGRVIKHCLSAGAVEVSVFDHTCDNWRRCYTNSGIEAAVKAAGGKMVSANSEGYYKRVSVPGGQRLKEAKVHEALLNADVFINAPVLKHHSSSMLTIGMKNLMGVVWDRGYWHRNDLHQCIADFSSFRRPDLTVVDAYNVMKRNGPRGVSVGDVVSMKAQIVSTDPVAADAAGAKLFGTDPTDIRHIQIASDMNLGQMDLKALSINRIKI
- a CDS encoding PocR ligand-binding domain-containing protein, translated to MNDIKGDIRIVYNSSAKLPNDLPAFLDKKSRRGVIIYRVLRELMGSQRMSKLMSDFYMLTEVPMAVIDLDANVLASSDWEPICTDFHRVNPDTRRRCIDSDIDLANQLEDGAEFTMYHCKNGLVDCTSPIIINDEHIANLFIGQFLLRPPDRSYFLSQSETYGFDRVSYMNALDKVTIIHKAATLLKRELDADERWKCFIANAASQEKRSSRRRWRRLHLRIREVMPGI